Proteins from a genomic interval of Thunnus maccoyii chromosome 1, fThuMac1.1, whole genome shotgun sequence:
- the LOC121913613 gene encoding transmembrane protein 138-like has translation MKSNSIILRQIQDIAILFNLIIILLMLFNTFVFQVGLVAILLERFRSLLMLSALYLTFSIILHSWLMNLRWLNTNRFIWTDGLQVLFVFQRTASVLYYYFYKRTSEYLGDPRLYEDSPWLREVFAQVRQ, from the exons ATGAAATCAAACAGCATTATCCTCAGACA AATCCAGGACATTGCCATCCTGTTTAACCTGATCATCATTCTGTTGATGCTGTTTAACACCTTCGTGTTCCAGGTCGGCCTGGTCGCCATATTGTTGGAGCGATTTAGATCTCTGCTAATGCTCTCTGCTCTCTATTTGACCTTCAGTATCATACTCCACTCCTGGCTTATG AATCTGCGCTGGCTGAATACCAACAGATTTATTTGGACAGATGGCCTTCAGGTGCTGTTTGTCTTCCAAAGAACTG CTTCTGTGTTGTACTACTACTTCTACAAGAGGACCTCAGAGTATCTGGGTGACCCTCGCCTCTATGAGGATTCACCGTGGCTGCGAGAGGTCTTTGCTCAAGTCAGACAGTGA